The segment CCTGAAAGTTTCAATGTCATACATTCTGCATGCACCTCTTTCACCGCTTTTATTTTGGCCCCATTTCAGACAGGTTGTGTCAATAAGAGCTCCAAAGCAAATGGGAGCAGGAATGCCACCTTTAAAAGcaataaattaaacttaaaataatccTGTGGCTTAATGCATGTTTAAGACAAGAAAAATATAAAGATCTGTGACATATTTGTAAGTTTCCCCtcatgaaaaacaatgttttgcagTATTAGCAAATCCATATATTAACTTACCGAAGACTCTTAAAACTAACAGAAATATTCCCATTGAGAGAGACTTCAGCATAGGATCCACAATCCTGCAAGAACATATTTCATACagataattgtatattatatacagtatatgtacaaTTGCGATTACAATCATCCACACAACCAAttctcaatttttatttttaattaaaataatacattttgtatgaagatatttatataattaatttctggCCTCAATGCATTGTGAGTAGGATTTCCAACCTTGACTCTTAAGATTAACCAACCAACTCacagcttgtttgtttgtttatttaaacaatgAAGGTTATACAATATTTGAAACTGATTCAAATACAATATAGGCCACTGAAAATAGGGAACAAGCATAAGGAGCAACTGCATTACAGTATGATGGAAACAAATTAAACAGTACCTCAATGAGATGAGGAAGAAAGGAACTGTGCCCAGACAGTAAACAAAGAAGGCGAGAGACTGCAGTGCCAGATAGATGTAGAACATTTTAGTGCAGCTACTCTCTCGCGAACACTGTCCAAGCACTGCAGAGGAATTCCCAGAAGTCAGTCCCCAGCTCTGGATACATGTACAGCCATGGAATGTCTGACAAACGTGTAagtgtgtaaataaatacatacaaacataaataaagtaaaaaaaaaaaaaaaaatgtaacaaagaaTTTGTCATCAAGTGTTAAAAGTAGCTGTTCACCATATTCTGTCTTGTACCCAGAGTGGAATTGCAGCCAGCATGACAAGGAGAGATGTAGGTCACTCCGTTCTGTCCACACACTGGATCCCATAGGAAGTCAGGACACCCAGCATTGCAAGAAGTAAGTAAATCATGGCTTACATCTTGAACTTCAAAAGTTCTGCCAcataaacaatttattatattaaacccTAGGCAGGAAATTAAATGGATAGGTGTATATTTTCCatgattcaaaaatatttatacaatgactataaatatgaataaaaaatacctTTGATATGGCACCGTGATCCCAGCGACATCTATGTTTTCACAGCTGAGAGCAAAGTAAGGTATTATGCAAACCAATGAGGTTACAGAGGTGAAAAACATCAGTCTTGCAGATCCCAGCAGACCTAGTTTAAACCTCTTCATTATCCAGCCACTGAGGAACATACCCAGAACCAGTGGTGGAATAGACATCACTCCTGCACATATAAGCACAGCTAGTTTAAACAgctagcaataataataataataataataataatatacagcaACTGTTACCTATGAGAAAATTGGTCTTTGATGCGCTTTGTCCAAACTGCTGCTCCAAATACTTTGGTGTGTAAGTTATAGAAATGACAAAGGCATTGAATGCCAAAACACTGCAAATCAGGTGCAGGATATAGATCCCACTGGTGAACAGATGCTTTATAGATggccaaaaatctaaataaacaaaacaaaacaaaacaaaaaacaagcaaataagcataattttcataacaaaataaattgtatatatatatatatatatatatatatatatatatatatatatgaacattgtattcataataataataataacacttaatGGAGAATCTAATGGTCACCTTTTGAATATACAATTATATCCAGTACCTTCTCCACTAATATTGGTTCAAAGGtgactgtgaaaataaatctgcatcgtTTAACTTTTTAATCttacataaaaaacacaaaaataaatcacataattCTAACTTatcattgaagtaaaacaatgGAAAGTGAGGGGAAACACATGAATTAAATCAGGaagttccccttcaggaacttgagctatGTCAAATGCTATGGGTATGTCTTCAGTGTAAACACgctctgaatcatgtgtgtaatcagtccaatggattgGCAAGACATCACTAGTGGGGTGACCAGGAATCTTAAAAGCACCTGCAGTGGAAACAAGCATAAGCTTTCTGTCATTCAGCCAGCACTCTGTGTGTGTTAGTTGCTATTTGTTGTAAGCCTTGTTGTTTGTCCCACTTTAAAGCTCCAATGTGTCTAAAGCTTCAGCCAAAGTGAAGCATCTGGGCAAGAGTAGACAGCCTtgtaggctgtgtgttcctccccgCCAACTGTACATTTCAAGTGGGGATATACACAGTCTGTGCTTTGTCTGCTCAGGAGTGAAGCACGCAGGGTCAGCTGGCTTTTGCCACTGCATACGCTTTTCTCTCTTtaaggagggagccttcaccagcgttccttgAAGCGGAGTGGCGGCTGCTCTCGTGATGGCACTGGACCCACCAGATCCTGGGAGAGGTTTCTTGCCCCCAGGGAGAGGGCTCAATGCTCCACTTGTCTTCCTTGTCTTCAGGCTGAACCACAGAAAAGCAAACTGGATGAATGCTTTCGGCAGACTAAGCCGCCACCTCCATGCTGGAGCCTTCCTTACTTCCCTGATATCCTCACCAAGATGTCAAGGTAGTCGGCCCACCTCTTCAACCCTGCCACGTTATTATGCCAACTTGGTGGGGTTGAGTGAGCATGGCTACAGGGTGATGCCCCAGATTGAGCAGACGTTTGTGAGCTATCTGTCCCCTGGTGGACATCGTCCTTGAAGGCTCCGGCATTGCCTTCTAAGCCACTGCGTACCATGTCAGCACTGGTGGACAAGGGGTAAATGGCAGCGGGTCAGGCTGGTGCATGTCGGCAATGAAATGGCCATGTTACAGGCACAGAAGCCTACCTGCTGAAAGAGCAGCCTGTCTGATATGAAGAAGATGGACGGGGTCTTCCTTTTAACCACCCGTAT is part of the Carassius gibelio isolate Cgi1373 ecotype wild population from Czech Republic chromosome A4, carGib1.2-hapl.c, whole genome shotgun sequence genome and harbors:
- the LOC127970993 gene encoding solute carrier organic anion transporter family member 1C1-like encodes the protein MVRSGLEGNAGAFKDDVHQGTDSSQTSAQSGASPCSHAHSTPPSWHNNVAGLKRWADYLDILPEDKEDKWSIEPSPWGQETSPRIWWVQCHHESSRHSASRNADFWPSIKHLFTSGIYILHLICSVLAFNAFVISITYTPKYLEQQFGQSASKTNFLIGVMSIPPLVLGMFLSGWIMKRFKLGLLGSARLMFFTSVTSLVCIIPYFALSCENIDVAGITVPYQRTFEVQDVSHDLLTSCNAGCPDFLWDPVCGQNGVTYISPCHAGCNSTLGTRQNMTFHGCTCIQSWGLTSGNSSAVLGQCSRESSCTKMFYIYLALQSLAFFVYCLGTVPFFLISLRIVDPMLKSLSMGIFLLVLRVFGGIPAPICFGALIDTTCLKWGQNKSGERGACRMYDIETFRYLFLGLVSSLQAFSYTLLWIFTTQIKKKVQYDEKMSKDIELQYPMLRDPEQENNIK